The following are from one region of the Silene latifolia isolate original U9 population chromosome 9, ASM4854445v1, whole genome shotgun sequence genome:
- the LOC141601795 gene encoding uncharacterized protein LOC141601795, with protein sequence MATSSTPSTTSLGKDSWLRSVMDKCILKDDGSNFLEWESNIKSAALSDNVLTYLTDAPPIEPGARASSAVRTAHDDYVRMLNDIKNVLIWSISPNLKLSCISLNAYEIFTRMITMFSQTPKVRQYDAAARFFEAKLERGQKVGPHVLKMVEYVDILERLGCKIPKTLVVDRILHSLPTKFAHFRVNYNMNGMDKSYHEIHALLTQAERDMEASGSEKGDVLTMKLKNMSLGVKKGKGKEKSQFKKSSKKIDKGKGKAVVNGNPKAKSVKLSEAECFHCNGKGHYRRSCPKYLEDLKEGRVTPIGMISSLYVIDVNYACTSTWVLDTGCGSHLCNHLRGIRDVQALAKGDVDLRMGNGARVYTL encoded by the coding sequence atggcaacttcatcaactccatcgactacttcactaggcaaagattcatggctaaggtccgtaatggacaaatgtattttaaaagatgacggtagtaactttcttgaatgggaatccaacatcaaaagtgccgcgttgtccgacaatgtgctcacttacttgaccgatgctcctcctattgagcccggtgcaagagcttcatcggcggtgcggaccgcccatgatgactatgtgaggatgttgaatgatatcaagaatgtgttgatatggtcaatatcgccaaacctcaagctatcatgcatttctttaaatgcttacgagatattcactcgtatgatcactatgttttcacaaacacctaaagtccgtcaatacgatgcggcggcacgcttctttgaagctaagcttgagaggggccaaaaggttggtccccatgtccttaaaatggtcgaatatgttgacatcctagagcgtctagggtgtaagattcctaaaactcttgtggtggatcgtatccttcactcactccccaccaagtttgcccactttagggtaaactacaacatgaatggtatggataagagttaccatgaaattcatgcactcctcacccaagcggagagggatatggaggctagtgggagtgaaaagggagatgttttaaccatgaagttaaagaacatgtctcttggagtcaagaaaggaaaagggaaagaaaagtcccaattcaagaaatcgtcaaagaaaattgacaagggaaaggggaaggccgttgtgaatggcaatcccaaggcaaaaagtgtcaagctctccgaggccgaatgtttccattgtaatgggaaggggcattataggaggagttgtcccaaatacttggaggatctcaaggaagggcgtgtgacgcctattggtatgatttcctctctctatgtgatagacgttaattatgcttgtacttccacttgggtacttgataccggatgtggctctcacctttgtaaccatttgcggggtataagggacgtgcaagcactagcaaaaggtgatgtggatctccgcatgggcaatggagctaga